From a region of the Anser cygnoides isolate HZ-2024a breed goose chromosome 34, Taihu_goose_T2T_genome, whole genome shotgun sequence genome:
- the RDH8 gene encoding retinol dehydrogenase 8 isoform X1 has protein sequence MAGPAPRTVLVTGCSSGIGLAVAVRLAQDPQRRFQVIATMRDLGKKEKLEEAAGPALGKTLSIQRLDVCSDSSVAECLSSIPGGRVDVLVNNAGVGRVGPVESISVEEMKRVFETNFFGAVRMIKAVLPDMKRRRSGHIVVVSSVMGLQGIVFNDVYAASKFAVEGFCESLAVQLLQFNVFVSMVEPGPVNTDFELKLMEEVSRSEFPGADEATVRYFKDVYLPASHEIFTTLGQSPAAVAEAIVSVVGAQRPAFRTQTNSLYTPLVALKYADPSGDLSVRTYHRLLFHYGTLFHLSMAALRCLTCGCFRRRIAPL, from the exons AtggccggccccgcgccccgcaccgtCCTCGTCACCGGCTGCTCCTCCGGCATCGGCCTGGCCGTGGCCGTGAGGCTGGCGCAGGACCCCCAGCGCCGCTTCCAGG TCATCGCCACCATGCGGGACctggggaagaaggagaagctggaggaggcggcggggccggcgctggGCAAGACGCTGAGCATCCAGCGCCTCGACGTCTGCAGCGACAGCTCGGTGGCCGAGTGCCTGAGCAGCATCCCCGGGGGACGGGTGGACGTGCTGG TGAACAACGCCGGCGTGGGGCGCGTGGGCCCCGTGGAGAGCATCAGCGTGGAGGAGATGAAGCGCGTCTTCGAGACCAACTTCTTCGGGGCGGTGAGGATGATCAAGGCCGTCCTGCCCGACATGAAGCGGCGCCGGAGCGGCCACATCGTGGTGGTCAGCAGCGTCATGGGGCTGCAGG GGATCGTCTTCAACGACGTCTACGCCGCCTCCAAGTTCGCCGTGGAGGGGTTTTGCGAGAGCTTGGccgtgcagctgctgcagttcaACGTCTT CGTCTCCATGGTGGAGCCGGGCCCCGTCAACACGGACTTCGAGCTGAAGCTGATGGAGGAGGTGTCGCGATCCGAGTTCCCCGGCGCCGACGAGGCCACGGTGCGCTACTTCAAGGACGTCTACCTGCCGGCCTCGCACGAGATCTTCACCACGCTGGGGCAGAGCCCGGCGGCCGTGGCCGAG GCCATCGTGAGCGTCGTCGGGGCGCAGCGCCCGGCGTTCCGCACGCAGACCAACAGCCTCTACACGCCGCTGGTGGCCCTCAAGTACGCCGACCCCTCGGGGGACCTGTCGGTGCGCACCTACCACCGCCTCCTCTTCCACTACGGGACCCTCTTCCACCTCAGCATGGCGGCGCTGCGGTGCCTCACCTGCGGCTGCTTCCGTCGCAGGATCGCCCCGCTCTGA
- the RDH8 gene encoding retinol dehydrogenase 8 isoform X2, with protein MRDLGKKEKLEEAAGPALGKTLSIQRLDVCSDSSVAECLSSIPGGRVDVLVNNAGVGRVGPVESISVEEMKRVFETNFFGAVRMIKAVLPDMKRRRSGHIVVVSSVMGLQGIVFNDVYAASKFAVEGFCESLAVQLLQFNVFVSMVEPGPVNTDFELKLMEEVSRSEFPGADEATVRYFKDVYLPASHEIFTTLGQSPAAVAEAIVSVVGAQRPAFRTQTNSLYTPLVALKYADPSGDLSVRTYHRLLFHYGTLFHLSMAALRCLTCGCFRRRIAPL; from the exons ATGCGGGACctggggaagaaggagaagctggaggaggcggcggggccggcgctggGCAAGACGCTGAGCATCCAGCGCCTCGACGTCTGCAGCGACAGCTCGGTGGCCGAGTGCCTGAGCAGCATCCCCGGGGGACGGGTGGACGTGCTGG TGAACAACGCCGGCGTGGGGCGCGTGGGCCCCGTGGAGAGCATCAGCGTGGAGGAGATGAAGCGCGTCTTCGAGACCAACTTCTTCGGGGCGGTGAGGATGATCAAGGCCGTCCTGCCCGACATGAAGCGGCGCCGGAGCGGCCACATCGTGGTGGTCAGCAGCGTCATGGGGCTGCAGG GGATCGTCTTCAACGACGTCTACGCCGCCTCCAAGTTCGCCGTGGAGGGGTTTTGCGAGAGCTTGGccgtgcagctgctgcagttcaACGTCTT CGTCTCCATGGTGGAGCCGGGCCCCGTCAACACGGACTTCGAGCTGAAGCTGATGGAGGAGGTGTCGCGATCCGAGTTCCCCGGCGCCGACGAGGCCACGGTGCGCTACTTCAAGGACGTCTACCTGCCGGCCTCGCACGAGATCTTCACCACGCTGGGGCAGAGCCCGGCGGCCGTGGCCGAG GCCATCGTGAGCGTCGTCGGGGCGCAGCGCCCGGCGTTCCGCACGCAGACCAACAGCCTCTACACGCCGCTGGTGGCCCTCAAGTACGCCGACCCCTCGGGGGACCTGTCGGTGCGCACCTACCACCGCCTCCTCTTCCACTACGGGACCCTCTTCCACCTCAGCATGGCGGCGCTGCGGTGCCTCACCTGCGGCTGCTTCCGTCGCAGGATCGCCCCGCTCTGA